DNA sequence from the Cyanobium sp. WAJ14-Wanaka genome:
TCACCCATAGAACGGCCCTGGCCCCATCGCCCCAGACCTTGCCAGGGCCCTCCTGATGGCAGCTCTGGCCGCAGGGAACGGCCACCGGGGTGAGCTGGATACCCCGACTGCCCGCCACTATCCGGCCCACCAACAGGGCCCTTTCCATGTGGTCGCTGCTCGTGACAAGGAGGGCATGGCGAATGCGGGCACGGCGCAGCTCATCCACCAGGGAGGTGAAGTTGCTGAGGGTGTCGTGGGCGCGGTAATCGAGCTGCACCTGCCGCGATGGCAAACCCACCCTCTGCTGAAACAGCCAGTGGGCGTATTCGGGGTTACTGCCGCCGGTGACCACCACCGGCAGCCCATCGCGCTGGGCCAGTTCAGCTGCCCTTTGCTCCCGGGCCACATCGCCACCAAGTACCAGGATCAGCTGGGGTGGGGGCGGAGCTGGCCACCACCAACCGCGCGACAACCACAACAGCCCGGCGGCCCCTAGGGCCCAGAAAAGCCGCTTCCAGGGCTTCCTTGGCCTGCGAATGCGCTGCCGGGAGCGGCCGCTAGTGGGGGGGCTGCTTTTAGGAGGGCGAGTGGTTGGGCGGCGACTGCGCTGACCCGGACGGGGGGGAGCCATCGCCGTTACTGCTGGGCCACCGAAGAGGTGGGATGAACCGGAGAGGTGGGATAGATCGGCAAAACGGGTTGCCAGGGGCCGGGCCTGCCCTCGGCAGCGGCCAGGCATGCCATGTCCAACAGCTGATCCACATCCCCAGGCAGCTCGGGCTGGGCCGGCAGCTGGGGGCCTGGCGGCAGATCTAAACCACTCCCGTAAAGCCTGGCAGCCTCCAGCTCGATCACACCGCCCCAGGCGCTTACATCGGGGCCATAGCAACCGGCCACCACCCCACGCCGCGGCAGCTCCTGCACCAGCCAGGTGGGCTCCTGGATCTGCAGCCTGCGGGCTATCAACAAACCCGAGCAAACCCCGTCGAGGGGCACCCCCAGCTGCTGGGCGAGGGTGCGGGCCATCACCACCGTGAGCCGGGTGCCAGTAAAGCCCCCAGGGCCAATGGCCACCGCCAGGCGCGTAATCCGGGGCCACTGGTCGGCCGGGCAAACCTCCTCAACGGCCGTGAACAGATGGTTGGAGAGGGCTCGATCCAGGGGGAAAGCTCGGCTGAGCCTGCTAACAGCGATCGTCTCGCCCACCTGGTTCTGGCCCACCTGGCCCTGGGCCAGCCCAACTCCCAAGACGGCACTGGAGCTGTGCAGGGCCAGCACCAGGGAGCCATCGGCCTGCTCTGGGGCTACAAAACTCATGTGGGCACTGCCAACCCAGGCATCAGCCGCGCCCAGTGGCCAGGGTCGGCCTGGAAACTGCCGCAACTGCGTACATCCCACTCCACACCCACTTCTCCAGTGGGTAGGTCTTGGACCTGCACATGGATCCGGGGCTCCCTGGGAACAAAGTCTGGAGCTGGATTGAGATGGTTCACACCGTGCTGACTTTCCACAGCGTGGTAAGCCTGGCAGCGGTCGATCCAGTGGCAATCCACACAGATGCACATGCCGCCACGGGCTGATCAGCAAGTCATTCTGGCGGGCCAGGCCACCCCCAGCGACTTAGCCGCCCTGGCCGAACTGGTGCGCCAGCGCCTGGCCGCCAACCCCTGGCCCCTGCCGCCTAGCAGCTTCCCGCCGGGCAGCGCCCTGGTGGGGGGGGCCGTGCGGGATGCCCTGCTCGATCGCCTCCGCCCATGCCCCGACCTGGACCTGGTGATTGCGGCGGATGCCATTGCCCTCGCCAAATCCTTGGCGCGCCAATGGGGCGGCACCGCCGTGGTGCTGGATGGGGAGCGCTGCATTGCCCGCCTGGTGCTCAAGGGTTGGACCCTCGACCTGGCCCGCCAAGCCGGCGCCGACCTGGAGGAAGACTTGGGCCGCCGTGATTTCAGCATCAATGCGATCGCCTGTCCCCTGGGCCAGGGCACTGCCCTGGTGGATCCGACGGGCGGGCTGCAGGATCTAAACGCCGGCCAACTGGTGGCCATTAGCGAAGCCAACCTCCAAGCCGATCCCCTGCGGTTGCTGCGCGGGCTGCGCTTGGCCAGCGAACTGGACTTCTGCCTAGGTGCAGCCAGCAGCGAATGGATTGCTCGCCACGCCCCAATGCTGGGCCAGGTGGCCGGGGAGCGGGTGCTGGCGGAGCTGGAGAAGCTGGCGGCCTGCGCTAACGGTCACCGCGGCCTCCAAAGGGCCATGGAACTGGGGTTAATGGGCTGCTGGCAGGCCGATCCCGCCGGCCAAAGCCGCCTGGAGCAGCTGGGGGAAGGGGCCGCCAGCTGCCGCAATTTCAATCCGGCCGAGACAGCCGAATTCCTGCCCCTAGCCAGGTTGGCAGCCCTCTTCGCCCCCTCGGCCTTGGGGGCTCTACGCAGTAGCCGCCGTCTGCAAAAACGCTGCGGCCTCCTACGCCAGTGGCAGGCAACCTTGGCGAGCCATGGGGGCATAGAGGATCTGGTCAGCCTGGAAAACCTCGCCGAAATGGAGCGGTGGCAACTGCATCAAGAACTAGAAGCAGACCTGCCGGCCCTACTCCTGGCCCTGCCGGTGGCTGAGGCTCGGGCGGCCCTGGCCCGTTGGCACGATCCCAGCGATCCCCTATTTCACCCCCAATCCCCCATCGATGGGCGCACCCTCCAGCGGGAGCTTGGGATACCAGCGGGCAGGGAGCTCGGGAGCCTGCTGGAGCACCTCAGCCTGGAGCGGGCCTTCGCTCGCCTGCCTGGCGCCAGCCCGGAAGTGATGCTGGCCTGCCGGAAATGGTTAAACAGCCGCCGTGATTAACTCTCTGGTGAAAAGGCGCCCAGAGGGTTTTCCTCAACGTCAAACCAATTTCTTCCTTCCATGAGCATCCGCCTCTACGTCGGCAATCTGCCCCAGTCCTTTGAAGCAAAGGAGCTGGAGGCCCTGTTCACTGCCGTCGGCGAAGGGGTGCGCTTTAAGGCTGTCAACGACAGGGAAACGGGCGCCTGTCGCGGTTTTGGCTTTGCCAACGTTGACAGCCAAGCCATGGCCGATGCCGTAATCGAGCAACTCAACGGCAAGGAATTCGGCGGCAGCAGCCTGCGCATTGAGGTTTCTGAGCGCCGTGATGGCCGCGGCGGCAGCACCCCAACAGCTGGCGGCGGCGCAGCCAGCCCCGCCCGCAAGGCCGTCAACAAAGTGGTGCACGCCGACAGCGTCGACACAGAGGCTCCCGATCCCCGTTGGGCCGGCGAACTGGCCAAGCTCAAAAACCTGCTCGACAACCAAAAAGCGGCGGTTTAAGCCTCCCTTGGCCAGCTGGAATTGGCGCGGCCACAACATCAATTTCCTTAGGGCTGGTCGTAGCGATCAGCCCAATAAGGTGCTGCTCATTCACGGTTTTGGAGCTTCCATAGGCCATTGGCGCCAAAACATCCCTGCCCTTTCGGAGCAGGCCGATCTGATCGCCCTCGATTTACTTGGCTTTGGGGCCAGCGACAAACCCCGCTCCCACCTGGCGAACGAACCCGCCACAGCTGGCAGCGTCCGTTATTGCTTCGACCTTTGGGCAGAGCAA
Encoded proteins:
- the tsaB gene encoding tRNA (adenosine(37)-N6)-threonylcarbamoyltransferase complex dimerization subunit type 1 TsaB, with translation MSFVAPEQADGSLVLALHSSSAVLGVGLAQGQVGQNQVGETIAVSRLSRAFPLDRALSNHLFTAVEEVCPADQWPRITRLAVAIGPGGFTGTRLTVVMARTLAQQLGVPLDGVCSGLLIARRLQIQEPTWLVQELPRRGVVAGCYGPDVSAWGGVIELEAARLYGSGLDLPPGPQLPAQPELPGDVDQLLDMACLAAAEGRPGPWQPVLPIYPTSPVHPTSSVAQQ
- a CDS encoding YdcF family protein; this encodes MAPPRPGQRSRRPTTRPPKSSPPTSGRSRQRIRRPRKPWKRLFWALGAAGLLWLSRGWWWPAPPPPQLILVLGGDVAREQRAAELAQRDGLPVVVTGGSNPEYAHWLFQQRVGLPSRQVQLDYRAHDTLSNFTSLVDELRRARIRHALLVTSSDHMERALLVGRIVAGSRGIQLTPVAVPCGQSCHQEGPGKVWGDGARAVLWVITGHDIRHWLSNQPQP
- a CDS encoding CCA tRNA nucleotidyltransferase — translated: MHMPPRADQQVILAGQATPSDLAALAELVRQRLAANPWPLPPSSFPPGSALVGGAVRDALLDRLRPCPDLDLVIAADAIALAKSLARQWGGTAVVLDGERCIARLVLKGWTLDLARQAGADLEEDLGRRDFSINAIACPLGQGTALVDPTGGLQDLNAGQLVAISEANLQADPLRLLRGLRLASELDFCLGAASSEWIARHAPMLGQVAGERVLAELEKLAACANGHRGLQRAMELGLMGCWQADPAGQSRLEQLGEGAASCRNFNPAETAEFLPLARLAALFAPSALGALRSSRRLQKRCGLLRQWQATLASHGGIEDLVSLENLAEMERWQLHQELEADLPALLLALPVAEARAALARWHDPSDPLFHPQSPIDGRTLQRELGIPAGRELGSLLEHLSLERAFARLPGASPEVMLACRKWLNSRRD
- a CDS encoding RNA-binding protein, whose translation is MSIRLYVGNLPQSFEAKELEALFTAVGEGVRFKAVNDRETGACRGFGFANVDSQAMADAVIEQLNGKEFGGSSLRIEVSERRDGRGGSTPTAGGGAASPARKAVNKVVHADSVDTEAPDPRWAGELAKLKNLLDNQKAAV
- a CDS encoding Ycf34 family protein, yielding MCICVDCHWIDRCQAYHAVESQHGVNHLNPAPDFVPREPRIHVQVQDLPTGEVGVEWDVRSCGSFQADPGHWARLMPGLAVPT